DNA sequence from the Sinorhizobium sp. RAC02 genome:
GGGCCTCGCCTTCAAAACCGCAAGGGCAATGAGCTTTTCGGTCGATATCGTCATGATGTCTCCTCTCGTGCGCTCAGAAACCGGCGAGCACGATCTTGCCCTTGGCCTTGCCGGACTCGATGAGGGCATGGGCGCGCTTGAGGTTTGCCGCATTGATGGCGCCAAAATTCTCGTTGAGTGTCGACTTGATCTTGCCGGTATCGACGAGGTCGCTGATGCGGTTCAGCAGGTCGTGCTGCTTCTCGATATCGGCGGTGGCAAAGAGCGAGCGGGTGAACATCAGTTCCCAATGCAGCGAGATCGATTTACGCTTCAGCGGGAGGGCGCTCAGTTCCTTCGGGTCGTCGATCAGGCCGAACCGACCCTGCGGCGCGATCAGTTCGACGATCTCGCCCAGATGATCTTGGGTGTTGGTGGTGGAGAAGACGAAGGCGGGCTCGCCGAGACCGAGCGCCTCGACCTGTGCGGCCAGCGGCTTGCGATGATCGATCACATGGTGCGCGCCGAGCGCCTTCACCCAATCCTGCGTCTCCGGCCGGGAGGCCGTGGCGATGACCGTCAGGTCCGTCAGCGCCCGGGCGATCTGGATCGCGATCGAGCCGACGCCTCCAGCGCCGCCGATGATGACGATGGCGTTTGCGGCGCCGGGCACAGGCCGGGTGACGTCCA
Encoded proteins:
- a CDS encoding zinc-binding alcohol dehydrogenase family protein; this encodes MRAIGYQNPQPIDAATALVDFDLPRPEPAGRDILVAVKAVSVNPVDTKIRASAKPADGEWKVLGWDAAGVVTAVGPEATLFKPGDAVFYAGAINRSGTNAEFHLVDERIVGKKPETLDFPAAAALPLTSITAWEMLFDRLDVTRPVPGAANAIVIIGGAGGVGSIAIQIARALTDLTVIATASRPETQDWVKALGAHHVIDHRKPLAAQVEALGLGEPAFVFSTTNTQDHLGEIVELIAPQGRFGLIDDPKELSALPLKRKSISLHWELMFTRSLFATADIEKQHDLLNRISDLVDTGKIKSTLNENFGAINAANLKRAHALIESGKAKGKIVLAGF